Proteins from a genomic interval of candidate division KSB1 bacterium:
- a CDS encoding DUF3471 domain-containing protein — protein MRELPDPCLPDSGLRREIYLTEKELDRYVGEYQPGRLGIARDGDQLFVQMAERVRFPIFAESETRFFAKSVDVELEFEMDPKGEVRSLKLHHSGYEAVLAKAR, from the coding sequence GTGCGCGAGCTTCCTGATCCCTGCCTCCCAGATAGTGGGCTTCGCAGAGAGATCTACCTCACGGAAAAGGAGCTCGATCGCTACGTTGGCGAGTACCAACCTGGCAGATTGGGCATCGCGCGGGATGGGGATCAGCTTTTTGTCCAGATGGCCGAAAGGGTGAGGTTTCCTATCTTCGCCGAGTCCGAGACCCGCTTTTTCGCCAAGTCCGTGGACGTCGAACTGGAATTTGAGATGGACCCGAAGGGCGAGGTAAGAAGCCTGAAATTGCACCATTCTGGCTACGAAGCGGTTCTGGCAAAGGCGCGTTGA
- a CDS encoding GntR family transcriptional regulator: MLTGTQKVAAPHLQLAELIWEEIVAQDYRPGDQLPSQQVLATKYRTSLITVKRALSVLKEEGLIYGEPGKGIYVNPPVNVFPGGFAAEVTIGLFLDPPLSPFFSGIASGVVHAVSEWGWSLAFANDLPGGPGEWNLEYLCQKGGAKGFVVGVRDGSGRTAEAVSTLRSQGCPIVMVSYTDDPELNYVGVDHVRGAYLAATHLVELGYESICYVTPEPTNPLSALRYQGFLQACEEAGLEGKLLAPEPDESLPANRYRSGYELGLRLVESGEFPEACFAFTDLVALGLMRALRENAVEVPQEVAVVGFDDIALAELAVVPLTTVRQPLKEIGYTAVDVLRRKLRGEDRVIRVLLEPELVVRESCGAPLRRKRKVC; the protein is encoded by the coding sequence GTGCTTACGGGAACGCAGAAAGTTGCTGCTCCCCACCTTCAGCTTGCCGAGCTGATCTGGGAGGAGATTGTCGCGCAAGATTACCGCCCCGGAGATCAACTGCCTTCCCAGCAGGTGCTGGCCACCAAGTACCGCACCAGCTTGATCACCGTCAAGCGGGCTCTGAGCGTCCTCAAGGAGGAGGGCCTGATTTACGGCGAACCCGGCAAGGGAATCTATGTTAATCCACCCGTGAACGTCTTCCCGGGCGGATTCGCGGCAGAAGTGACCATCGGCCTGTTCTTGGACCCGCCTCTCAGCCCGTTCTTCTCGGGCATTGCCAGCGGGGTGGTCCACGCGGTGAGCGAATGGGGTTGGAGCCTGGCCTTCGCAAATGACCTTCCGGGCGGCCCAGGGGAGTGGAATCTCGAGTATCTGTGTCAGAAGGGGGGCGCGAAAGGATTCGTAGTCGGAGTGCGCGACGGGAGCGGACGGACGGCAGAGGCTGTTTCCACGCTCCGATCCCAGGGCTGTCCGATTGTAATGGTCAGCTACACAGACGACCCGGAGCTCAACTACGTGGGGGTGGATCATGTCCGGGGAGCTTACTTGGCTGCCACGCACCTGGTTGAGCTCGGGTACGAGTCCATCTGCTACGTGACGCCCGAGCCTACCAACCCGCTGAGCGCGTTGCGATACCAGGGGTTCCTCCAGGCCTGCGAGGAAGCGGGGCTGGAGGGAAAGCTGCTGGCGCCGGAACCGGACGAGTCGCTGCCTGCCAATCGCTACCGTTCAGGCTACGAGCTGGGTCTTCGACTGGTGGAGTCGGGCGAGTTTCCCGAAGCGTGCTTCGCCTTTACAGATCTGGTCGCCTTGGGGCTGATGAGGGCCCTTCGCGAGAATGCCGTGGAGGTCCCTCAGGAAGTGGCCGTCGTGGGGTTCGACGACATCGCATTGGCAGAGCTGGCGGTGGTGCCCTTGACGACCGTCCGCCAACCGCTGAAGGAGATCGGATACACCGCGGTAGATGTCCTTCGCCGCAAGCTCCGCGGAGAGGATCGCGTGATCCGGGTACTGCTGGAGCCGGAGTTGGTGGTCCGTGAGTCGTGCGGCGCTCCTCTTAGGCGAAAGCGAAAGGTGTGTTAG
- a CDS encoding PAS domain S-box protein, producing MSLRRVFILGMLGNVLVIAWLGSIGLVVGLRAYRAMTQTTEVRMPRALAISRLREYGAMLVEQWNQFLWRKEGADRMAQTQPGVAVELRREAYRKLIEAREFRSRLAVWLRVYQDMNPSSPEELRVCAVVDSLLRLSRALEAGALEQGGFPDLSVRRREVDVLGLQFRNAMDQATALEQQRVRDERAEAERGVRGGLVLFVLAVLAGLAGAAGLGLFITARTAKPVMALAQAANAVAHGRFDVRVDEKPSGEIGALIRNFNRMVERLQETTIELEASNEALREELEERRRAEAQLEQERNLLRAVIDHIPDGVYFKDRDGKHRLANEPFLLIAGSTAENLDLRAAEGGIGEPLGALLAEVEAEARQYLRSCLEREKVLQRPDGSFSVFRVSAVPVRDPEGMLSGIVGIVRDVTQQREAERQIRESEERYREVFETAPMGMFVVDPTGKVVAVNDSLLAILGSPSRDLTMKINVLEHPHLRRFGFSEPVEECIRSRSRVRKEFTYRSLWGKEVEVAMYLSPILGEGGEVRFVQGIVDDMTERKRLQQQLLQAQKMEAIGRLAGGIAHDFNNIMTGILGYAQFLLTECSEDDPRRSDLVEIEKLARRAASLTQQLLAFSRQQVLQPRPLNLNGLLLDMEKMLRRLIGEDIELRVYLADRLPYVETDPVQMQQVIMNLVVNARDAMPNGGTLTIETRPVEVDAEFAARHLGLKPGLHVLITVSDTGVGMDEATKARAFEPFFTTKKFGQGTGLGLPTVKGIVEQSGGAVWLYSELGKGTTVKIFLPASVQSKDTGDSWRPEDGNGHGAETILFVEDEDAIRDMMLRALTNLGYRVLVAANADEALRICERYEGQIDLLLTDVVMPGMNGPRLAEEIRKRYPNIRVLFTSGYTDEVIVNSGLRQGDVQLVQKPYTPTDLARKIREVLEKADA from the coding sequence ATGTCCCTCCGGCGGGTCTTCATTCTCGGAATGCTGGGCAACGTCCTGGTAATTGCCTGGTTGGGCTCCATAGGACTCGTGGTAGGTCTCCGTGCCTACCGGGCGATGACCCAGACCACTGAAGTGCGGATGCCCCGCGCTCTGGCCATCAGTCGGCTCCGAGAGTACGGTGCCATGCTCGTGGAGCAGTGGAACCAATTCCTGTGGCGAAAGGAAGGGGCCGATAGGATGGCGCAGACGCAGCCGGGCGTGGCCGTCGAACTGAGGCGCGAGGCCTATCGAAAACTGATTGAAGCCCGTGAGTTTCGAAGCCGGCTGGCTGTGTGGCTTCGCGTGTATCAGGACATGAACCCGTCGAGCCCGGAGGAGCTGCGTGTCTGCGCCGTGGTCGATAGTCTGCTGAGACTCTCGCGTGCCCTGGAGGCAGGGGCGCTCGAGCAGGGAGGGTTCCCGGACCTATCGGTCCGCCGTCGTGAGGTGGACGTGCTGGGGCTCCAGTTCCGGAACGCCATGGACCAGGCTACGGCCCTCGAGCAGCAGCGGGTGCGCGACGAGAGGGCGGAAGCCGAGCGGGGCGTCCGCGGAGGGTTGGTTCTGTTCGTGCTGGCTGTGTTGGCCGGCCTGGCTGGTGCAGCGGGCCTCGGTCTCTTCATCACGGCGCGGACGGCCAAGCCGGTCATGGCCCTGGCTCAGGCGGCCAATGCCGTCGCCCACGGTCGCTTCGATGTGCGCGTCGACGAAAAGCCCAGCGGCGAAATCGGTGCCTTGATCCGCAATTTCAACCGGATGGTGGAACGCCTCCAGGAAACCACGATTGAGTTGGAGGCAAGCAATGAGGCCCTGCGCGAGGAACTTGAGGAGCGGCGACGCGCCGAAGCCCAGCTGGAACAAGAACGTAATCTGCTCCGCGCGGTGATCGACCATATCCCGGACGGCGTGTACTTCAAAGATCGGGACGGCAAGCACCGCCTCGCGAACGAGCCCTTCCTCTTGATCGCCGGGTCCACTGCGGAGAACCTTGACCTGCGGGCGGCTGAGGGCGGGATCGGCGAGCCGCTCGGGGCTCTCCTGGCCGAGGTGGAGGCGGAGGCCCGCCAATACCTTCGGTCATGTCTGGAACGGGAGAAAGTCCTGCAAAGGCCCGATGGTAGCTTTTCCGTCTTTCGGGTGTCGGCCGTCCCCGTGCGTGACCCCGAGGGGATGCTGAGCGGCATTGTGGGCATCGTCCGCGACGTGACCCAGCAACGGGAAGCGGAGCGCCAGATCCGCGAAAGTGAAGAACGTTACCGAGAGGTCTTCGAAACCGCACCCATGGGCATGTTCGTGGTGGATCCTACGGGCAAGGTGGTGGCGGTGAACGACAGCCTGCTCGCGATCCTCGGCTCGCCGTCCAGAGATCTCACAATGAAGATTAACGTGCTCGAGCATCCCCATCTGCGGCGCTTCGGTTTCTCCGAGCCCGTAGAGGAGTGCATTAGGTCCCGATCGCGGGTACGGAAAGAGTTCACGTACCGCTCTCTTTGGGGGAAAGAGGTTGAGGTTGCCATGTACCTCAGTCCCATTCTCGGGGAGGGGGGAGAAGTACGGTTCGTCCAGGGAATCGTCGACGACATGACGGAGCGCAAGCGCCTTCAGCAGCAACTGCTCCAAGCCCAGAAGATGGAGGCGATCGGTCGGCTGGCCGGGGGAATCGCACACGACTTTAACAACATCATGACCGGAATTCTCGGCTACGCCCAGTTCCTGCTCACCGAATGTTCGGAAGACGACCCAAGGCGATCCGATCTGGTGGAGATTGAGAAACTGGCCCGTCGGGCTGCCTCCCTTACTCAGCAACTCCTGGCCTTCAGCCGGCAGCAGGTCCTTCAACCGCGCCCGCTGAATCTGAATGGGCTCCTCCTCGACATGGAGAAGATGCTCCGGAGGCTGATAGGGGAGGACATCGAGCTGCGGGTATATCTGGCCGATCGCCTCCCCTATGTGGAGACCGATCCCGTCCAGATGCAGCAGGTGATCATGAACTTGGTGGTCAATGCGAGAGATGCCATGCCCAATGGGGGGACCCTCACCATCGAGACCAGGCCTGTCGAGGTCGACGCCGAATTTGCGGCGCGGCACCTGGGCTTGAAACCTGGGCTGCACGTCCTAATCACGGTGAGCGACACGGGGGTCGGCATGGACGAGGCAACGAAGGCACGCGCCTTCGAGCCTTTCTTCACCACCAAGAAGTTCGGACAGGGCACGGGACTGGGCCTGCCCACGGTCAAAGGAATCGTCGAACAGAGCGGCGGAGCCGTCTGGCTCTACAGTGAGCTTGGCAAGGGTACCACCGTCAAGATCTTCCTCCCTGCTTCGGTACAGAGCAAGGACACGGGGGACAGCTGGCGCCCAGAAGACGGCAATGGCCACGGCGCTGAAACGATCCTTTTCGTGGAGGACGAGGACGCCATTCGGGATATGATGCTCCGGGCGCTGACCAACCTCGGCTACCGAGTCCTCGTGGCCGCCAATGCGGACGAGGCTCTGCGGATCTGCGAGCGCTACGAAGGCCAGATCGACCTCCTCCTCACCGACGTCGTCATGCCCGGAATGAACGGGCCGCGTCTGGCCGAGGAGATCCGCAAACGATACCCGAATATCCGGGTGCTCTTCACTTCCGGCTACACAGATGAGGTGATCGTCAACAGCGGGCTCCGTCAGGGGGACGTGCAGCTTGTCCAGAAGCCCTATACCCCCACCGACCTTGCCCGTAAGATTCGGGAAGTCCTCGAGAAGGCGGACGCCTAA
- a CDS encoding SMP-30/gluconolactonase/LRE family protein, with translation MGRQADGLAALKKAGVLPDYAQVVQLGTGFRFTEGPASDEQGNVYFSDIPADRIYFWSLDGTIVLFRRNTGGANGLFLDRAGNLYICEGKNRRVTVLSPDGTLRILAERYQGKRLNSPNDLWVSPNGGVYFTDPRYGPRDDLEQDGEHVYFIPPDRTQVIRVIDDLVRPNGIIGTPDGKILYVADHGGEATYAYDIAEDGSLRNKRLFVRQGSDGMTLDERGNLYLTSGSVTVYAPSGEKLGEILLPEQPTNVTFAGRGGRLLFVTARSSVYAVPTAVRGWQWRR, from the coding sequence TTGGGTCGTCAGGCTGATGGCCTTGCGGCCCTGAAGAAGGCGGGTGTCCTCCCCGACTACGCGCAGGTCGTTCAACTCGGCACCGGCTTTCGCTTCACCGAAGGCCCGGCCTCCGACGAGCAGGGGAACGTCTACTTCTCCGATATTCCCGCCGATCGGATCTACTTCTGGAGCCTTGACGGAACGATCGTCCTTTTCCGACGGAATACAGGCGGTGCGAATGGTCTTTTTCTCGATCGCGCGGGCAATCTGTACATTTGCGAGGGGAAGAACCGCCGGGTGACCGTGCTGAGCCCGGACGGCACGCTGCGAATCCTGGCCGAACGCTACCAAGGCAAGCGGCTGAATAGCCCCAACGACCTTTGGGTCAGCCCGAACGGGGGCGTGTATTTCACCGATCCCCGCTACGGGCCGCGCGACGATCTGGAACAGGACGGTGAGCACGTGTACTTTATCCCGCCGGACCGCACGCAGGTGATCCGTGTGATTGACGACTTAGTGAGACCCAATGGGATCATCGGAACTCCCGATGGCAAGATTCTCTACGTGGCCGATCATGGGGGTGAAGCTACCTATGCCTACGACATCGCGGAGGACGGATCCCTGCGCAACAAGCGCCTTTTTGTGCGCCAGGGGTCCGATGGAATGACTCTGGACGAGCGAGGGAACCTCTACCTTACGTCCGGTTCCGTCACCGTGTACGCCCCGTCGGGCGAGAAGCTGGGCGAGATTTTGCTCCCCGAGCAACCGACAAACGTCACGTTCGCGGGGCGAGGGGGACGGTTGCTGTTTGTTACTGCGCGTTCGTCGGTGTACGCAGTGCCCACGGCGGTCCGCGGATGGCAGTGGCGGCGTTAG